From one Lycium ferocissimum isolate CSIRO_LF1 chromosome 5, AGI_CSIRO_Lferr_CH_V1, whole genome shotgun sequence genomic stretch:
- the LOC132057310 gene encoding uncharacterized protein LOC132057310 isoform X1 — protein MNQNSAYRSGFASLGVWFDESETRDDHASISGVLCFDEKRVLKGMERKGVLYNIDSSIAPKRENEINQECQVLDLKRSHFEAGKIQVQNDLSTPCEDYLLDIEFAESITNLDYGSSRGLLDPILESQIPLSSCDDGSDTCGMPYSSGLAVHEAQSHNAMFGLTNSELHDLSRDKCENQILVEYNAVKFPSVFAPEDISNVDDVAGFFAEANDNLIDHSAQTSDGMSFISNAMRNGGQDFDKSAISPPVTSQVMNIDTPVTQKRLRKPTRRYIDESSDLNARRSRKKAEVSTCASESKNKLLKIKCQKKSRAESMEMELFPEESSCKAIQVPFASLMNEECDKRPTSNAIQVVPKPLKEEPYKEAIVVKPKDVAIAPKNLDQDGARRKHHRLWTVSEVRKLIDGVAQYGVGRWSHIKKLYFSSSVHRTPVDLKDKWRNLLKASYLQKQSKITEKGKHNLSWRPLPKSVLHRVSELANMHPYPRNRRCKGSRSPCASSSPEHTNRTNIQ, from the exons ATGAATCAG AATTCGGCATATCGAAGTGGTTTTGCTTCTCTAGGAGTCTGGTTTGATGAATCAG AAACCCGTGATGATCATGCTTCTATCTCTGGTGTCTTGTGTTTTGATGAGAAGAGGGTGTTAAAGGGCATGGAAAGGAAAGGTGTTTTGTACAATATAG ATTCCAGTATTGCGCCTAAAAGGGAAAATGAAATTAACCAAGAA TGCCAGGTGCTTGATCTAAAGCGAAGTCACTTTGAAGCTGGGAAAATTCAAGTGCAAAATGATCTCTCCACACCATGTGAAGATTATCTTTTAG ATATTGAGTTTGCTGAAAGCATCACAAATTTGGATTATGGTTCAAGTAGAGGATTGCTGGACCCTATTTTAGAAAGTCAGATCCCACTATCTAGTTGTGATGATGGAAGTGACACCTGTGGAATGCCATACTCTTCAGGATTAGCTGTGCACGAAGCTCAAAGCCATAATGCTATGTTTGGCCTTACCAATTCAGAGTTGCATGACCTGTCTCGTGACAAATGTGAAAATCAGATTCTAGTGGAGTATAACGCTGTCAAATTCCCTTCTGTGTTCGCTCCAGAAGATATTAGCAATGTGGATGACGTGGCAGGCTTCTTTGCTGAAGCTAATGACAACTTGATTGACCATTCTGCACAAACATCTGACGGAATGTCTTTTATATCCAATGCTATGCGAAATGGGGGGCAAGATTTTGATAAATCCGCAATAAGCCCTCCAGTCACTTCTCAAGTAATGAACATTGACACTCCTGTCACTCAAAAGCGACTGCGCAAGCCTACACGAAGGTATATTGATGAATCCTCAGATCTTAATGCTAGACGTTCTAGGAAAAAAGCAGAGGTTTCTACTTGTGCATCAGAATCAAAGAATAAGCTTCTCAAAATCAAATGTCAGAAGAAATCTCGTGCAGAATCTATGGAAATGGAATTGTTTCCGGAAGAGTCTTCTTGTAAAGCTATTCAAGTGCCTTTTGCTTCTCTTATGAACGAAGAGTGTGATAAGAGGCCAACATCTAATGCAATACAG GTTGTTCCGAAACCTCTTAAGGAGGAACCATATAAGGAGGCTATAGTTGTGAAGCCTAAAGATGTTGCTATTGCACCGAAGAATTTGGATCAAGATGGTGCACGGAGAAAACATCACAGGCTCTGGACTGTTTCAGAGGTCAGAAAGTTGATTGATGGAGTTGCCCAATATGGAGTGGGAAGATGGAGTCATATAAAGAAGCTTTATTTCTCATCATCTGTTCATAGAACACCTGTGGATCTCAAG GATAAATGGAGAAATCTTCTTAAAGCAAGTTATCTACAGAAACAAAGCAAAATAACG GAAAAGGGTAAACACAACCTGTCTTGGCGACCTTTGCCCAAGTCTGTCCTGCATCGAGTCAGTGAACTGGCCAACATGCATCCGTATCCAAGAAACCGGAGGTGCAAGGGTTCTCGTTCTCCCTGTGCTTCATCTTCTCCCGAGCATACTAACAGGACTAACATCCAGTGA
- the LOC132057310 gene encoding uncharacterized protein LOC132057310 isoform X4, protein MSPSLLCQVLDLKRSHFEAGKIQVQNDLSTPCEDYLLDIEFAESITNLDYGSSRGLLDPILESQIPLSSCDDGSDTCGMPYSSGLAVHEAQSHNAMFGLTNSELHDLSRDKCENQILVEYNAVKFPSVFAPEDISNVDDVAGFFAEANDNLIDHSAQTSDGMSFISNAMRNGGQDFDKSAISPPVTSQVMNIDTPVTQKRLRKPTRRYIDESSDLNARRSRKKAEVSTCASESKNKLLKIKCQKKSRAESMEMELFPEESSCKAIQVPFASLMNEECDKRPTSNAIQVVPKPLKEEPYKEAIVVKPKDVAIAPKNLDQDGARRKHHRLWTVSEVRKLIDGVAQYGVGRWSHIKKLYFSSSVHRTPVDLKDKWRNLLKASYLQKQSKITEKGKHNLSWRPLPKSVLHRVSELANMHPYPRNRRCKGSRSPCASSSPEHTNRTNIQ, encoded by the exons ATGTCACCTTCCCTTTTG TGCCAGGTGCTTGATCTAAAGCGAAGTCACTTTGAAGCTGGGAAAATTCAAGTGCAAAATGATCTCTCCACACCATGTGAAGATTATCTTTTAG ATATTGAGTTTGCTGAAAGCATCACAAATTTGGATTATGGTTCAAGTAGAGGATTGCTGGACCCTATTTTAGAAAGTCAGATCCCACTATCTAGTTGTGATGATGGAAGTGACACCTGTGGAATGCCATACTCTTCAGGATTAGCTGTGCACGAAGCTCAAAGCCATAATGCTATGTTTGGCCTTACCAATTCAGAGTTGCATGACCTGTCTCGTGACAAATGTGAAAATCAGATTCTAGTGGAGTATAACGCTGTCAAATTCCCTTCTGTGTTCGCTCCAGAAGATATTAGCAATGTGGATGACGTGGCAGGCTTCTTTGCTGAAGCTAATGACAACTTGATTGACCATTCTGCACAAACATCTGACGGAATGTCTTTTATATCCAATGCTATGCGAAATGGGGGGCAAGATTTTGATAAATCCGCAATAAGCCCTCCAGTCACTTCTCAAGTAATGAACATTGACACTCCTGTCACTCAAAAGCGACTGCGCAAGCCTACACGAAGGTATATTGATGAATCCTCAGATCTTAATGCTAGACGTTCTAGGAAAAAAGCAGAGGTTTCTACTTGTGCATCAGAATCAAAGAATAAGCTTCTCAAAATCAAATGTCAGAAGAAATCTCGTGCAGAATCTATGGAAATGGAATTGTTTCCGGAAGAGTCTTCTTGTAAAGCTATTCAAGTGCCTTTTGCTTCTCTTATGAACGAAGAGTGTGATAAGAGGCCAACATCTAATGCAATACAG GTTGTTCCGAAACCTCTTAAGGAGGAACCATATAAGGAGGCTATAGTTGTGAAGCCTAAAGATGTTGCTATTGCACCGAAGAATTTGGATCAAGATGGTGCACGGAGAAAACATCACAGGCTCTGGACTGTTTCAGAGGTCAGAAAGTTGATTGATGGAGTTGCCCAATATGGAGTGGGAAGATGGAGTCATATAAAGAAGCTTTATTTCTCATCATCTGTTCATAGAACACCTGTGGATCTCAAG GATAAATGGAGAAATCTTCTTAAAGCAAGTTATCTACAGAAACAAAGCAAAATAACG GAAAAGGGTAAACACAACCTGTCTTGGCGACCTTTGCCCAAGTCTGTCCTGCATCGAGTCAGTGAACTGGCCAACATGCATCCGTATCCAAGAAACCGGAGGTGCAAGGGTTCTCGTTCTCCCTGTGCTTCATCTTCTCCCGAGCATACTAACAGGACTAACATCCAGTGA
- the LOC132057310 gene encoding uncharacterized protein LOC132057310 isoform X3: protein MERKGVLYNIDSSIAPKRENEINQECQVLDLKRSHFEAGKIQVQNDLSTPCEDYLLDIEFAESITNLDYGSSRGLLDPILESQIPLSSCDDGSDTCGMPYSSGLAVHEAQSHNAMFGLTNSELHDLSRDKCENQILVEYNAVKFPSVFAPEDISNVDDVAGFFAEANDNLIDHSAQTSDGMSFISNAMRNGGQDFDKSAISPPVTSQVMNIDTPVTQKRLRKPTRRYIDESSDLNARRSRKKAEVSTCASESKNKLLKIKCQKKSRAESMEMELFPEESSCKAIQVPFASLMNEECDKRPTSNAIQVVPKPLKEEPYKEAIVVKPKDVAIAPKNLDQDGARRKHHRLWTVSEVRKLIDGVAQYGVGRWSHIKKLYFSSSVHRTPVDLKDKWRNLLKASYLQKQSKITEKGKHNLSWRPLPKSVLHRVSELANMHPYPRNRRCKGSRSPCASSSPEHTNRTNIQ from the exons ATGGAAAGGAAAGGTGTTTTGTACAATATAG ATTCCAGTATTGCGCCTAAAAGGGAAAATGAAATTAACCAAGAA TGCCAGGTGCTTGATCTAAAGCGAAGTCACTTTGAAGCTGGGAAAATTCAAGTGCAAAATGATCTCTCCACACCATGTGAAGATTATCTTTTAG ATATTGAGTTTGCTGAAAGCATCACAAATTTGGATTATGGTTCAAGTAGAGGATTGCTGGACCCTATTTTAGAAAGTCAGATCCCACTATCTAGTTGTGATGATGGAAGTGACACCTGTGGAATGCCATACTCTTCAGGATTAGCTGTGCACGAAGCTCAAAGCCATAATGCTATGTTTGGCCTTACCAATTCAGAGTTGCATGACCTGTCTCGTGACAAATGTGAAAATCAGATTCTAGTGGAGTATAACGCTGTCAAATTCCCTTCTGTGTTCGCTCCAGAAGATATTAGCAATGTGGATGACGTGGCAGGCTTCTTTGCTGAAGCTAATGACAACTTGATTGACCATTCTGCACAAACATCTGACGGAATGTCTTTTATATCCAATGCTATGCGAAATGGGGGGCAAGATTTTGATAAATCCGCAATAAGCCCTCCAGTCACTTCTCAAGTAATGAACATTGACACTCCTGTCACTCAAAAGCGACTGCGCAAGCCTACACGAAGGTATATTGATGAATCCTCAGATCTTAATGCTAGACGTTCTAGGAAAAAAGCAGAGGTTTCTACTTGTGCATCAGAATCAAAGAATAAGCTTCTCAAAATCAAATGTCAGAAGAAATCTCGTGCAGAATCTATGGAAATGGAATTGTTTCCGGAAGAGTCTTCTTGTAAAGCTATTCAAGTGCCTTTTGCTTCTCTTATGAACGAAGAGTGTGATAAGAGGCCAACATCTAATGCAATACAG GTTGTTCCGAAACCTCTTAAGGAGGAACCATATAAGGAGGCTATAGTTGTGAAGCCTAAAGATGTTGCTATTGCACCGAAGAATTTGGATCAAGATGGTGCACGGAGAAAACATCACAGGCTCTGGACTGTTTCAGAGGTCAGAAAGTTGATTGATGGAGTTGCCCAATATGGAGTGGGAAGATGGAGTCATATAAAGAAGCTTTATTTCTCATCATCTGTTCATAGAACACCTGTGGATCTCAAG GATAAATGGAGAAATCTTCTTAAAGCAAGTTATCTACAGAAACAAAGCAAAATAACG GAAAAGGGTAAACACAACCTGTCTTGGCGACCTTTGCCCAAGTCTGTCCTGCATCGAGTCAGTGAACTGGCCAACATGCATCCGTATCCAAGAAACCGGAGGTGCAAGGGTTCTCGTTCTCCCTGTGCTTCATCTTCTCCCGAGCATACTAACAGGACTAACATCCAGTGA